From the Rhizomicrobium palustre genome, the window CTGCGGCCATTGTTGCCGGTCACCTTGGTCGAGCCGGTGCAGCTGCCATCGGCGCAAGACCGGGTGCGATCTGCCGTATAGCCATAGCCGCGGTTGGTCTGGACCGAGCGGTGCCCGGTGCAGGCACCGCCGCCGCAATTGCGGTCGACGTTTTTGACAAAGCCGCGGCCTTGGCTGCCTTGGGCCCAGCTGGTGCGATGGAAGCTGCGCGCTACAGCGCTATCCAATGTGGCGGCGAAAGCGGTTGTAGCAATCAGGGCGACAAAGGCGGTGGAAAGAAGCTTTTTCATGGGGAAATCCTTCTGGTCAGTGAGGGCGCTCCGATGAAAGGCAGTGTGGCCTGCACCCGTATCGCCAGGATTTCGCGACCGAAACGCCGTGTAACGCTTTGTAACCGGGCTTGCCTCAGGGGCGGGTGAGCCGCAAAACTGTGCCATGAGCCAAACCATCCTGATCGTCGAGGACGACCGCGAGATTTCGAGCCTTGTGGAGGCGCTGCTGACGCGGGAAGGCTTTCACGCCCGCATTGCTGCCACCGGCGCGGCTATGGATGCGGTTTTGTTAGAAGCGGTTCCCGATCTGATCCTGCTTGATCTCATGCTGCCCGGGGAGGATGGACTTTCGATCTGCCGCCGCTTGCGGGCGAATTCCAATGTGCCGGTGATCATGGTAACCGCCAAAGGCGACGACATCGACCGCATCATCGGGCTTGAAGTCGGCGCCGACGATTATGTCGCCAAGCCCTTTAACCCGCGCGAGCTGATCGCCCGCATTCGAGCGGTGCTTCGGCGTGCCGTTCCGGCGGCGATTGGTCCATCTATTCAGGTGTCACGGCGGATGTGGTTCGGAGATTTCACGCTCGATCTCGATGCGCATCGCCTCTTTCGGGGCGCGGAGGAAATCGAACTTTCCACCGGCGATTTCGATCTGCTCAGTGTGTTGGTCGAGCATCCGATGAAAGTTCTGTCGCGCGATCAGTTGATGGATTTGACCAAGGGGCGAAGCTGGGACGTCTTCGATCGTTCTATCGATGTGGCTTTGTCGCGGCTTCGCAAAAAGATCGAAACCGATCCGGCGCATCCGGTCCTGATCAAGACGATCCGCAATGCCGGTTATATGCTGGCCGTTCCAGCCGGGAAGGTTTGAGATGCGCCTCAGCTTGCGCTTGGCTCTTATCTTAGGCGTCACCTTGACCTTGCTGCTCTCGGTGCTGTTGCTCGCCTTCATTGTCGCGCAACGTCCGGCGCGTGCCTTTGGCGTCGTCTTACCGCGTCCGGCCCAGGTTGCGGCGATGGCGGAGCTGATCGAAACGACACCGCAGCAACATTGGGATTTGGCCATTACCGCAATCAGCACGCCCTATACCAAGCTGCAGGTATTGGAACAGCCGCCGCAATCGGCAGGCGGACGTCCGATGCCCGGCATCGTGTTGGCCTTGCGCCGCTATCAACGCGCGGTTGGAGATCGGCCTGTCAGCGTGATGGCGGAGCTTGAGCAGGACAGCGCCGCGCCAGATATCGAACTTCGCGACGACCAAGTGCGCGCAACGCGTCCTGTTCGTATCCTGCTCGGGCTTCATAATGGCAAACTCTTGATGATCGAGGCGCGGCGGCCATTGTCGGAGCGCTTCACCGGGTTAAAGCTCGGCTTTCTCGCGCTCGGCGTTACCATCGTGATCGGATTGATCGCGCTCTGGGTCATTCGCCGCCAGTTGAAACCTCTGGAGCGCCTCGGCGCCGCGGTGGAGAAATTCGGCACGCGGCTGGAAGTCTCCTTGCTTCCCGAAAAAGGCTCACTGGAGCTGCGCCAGTTGATTGCCGCCTTCAACCGCTTGCAGGCCAATATCGGCGAACTCGTCAAAGGACGTACGCGGATCATCACCGCGGTGGGTCACGATCTCGGAACATATCTAACGCGGCTGCGGCTCAGGGTGGAATATATCGGTGACAACAGCCAGCGTGAAAAGGCCATAAGCGATATCGAGGATATGCAGGCCTTGATGCAGGAAACCATTGCGCTCGCAAAACTCGAGCATGACGGGCAGGCCGATGGGGCGATTGATTTGGCCGCGTTGCTGCCAAAAATCGCAGAACGCTTCGGCGAGGGGGCATCTTATGATGTTCCGGCTGACCATCTATGGGTGCGGGCCGCTGGCATTGAGCGCGCGATTGGAAATCTCGTTTCAAACGCTCTGAAATATGGTCATGAGGCGCATTTGGCAGCCGCCGCCAATGGCGATGAAATTCACATCGTCGTGGAAGATCGCGGTCCCGGAATCCCGCTTGGAGAACGAGCGGCGGTGCTGGAGCCATTCTACCGGCTGGATAGCGCACGCAATCTCAACGAACGTGGCTTCGGTTTAGGGCTTGCGATTGTGGCTGAGGTGGTAAAGGCCGCGTCGGGAAAGCTTCTGTTTGAAGATCGTGAAGGGGGCGGCCTGCGCGTCCGGATGATTTTTCCAAACGCGCAGGCTTAAGCCTTACTTCAGTGTGATGACCTGCTTCTTGCCGTCGTAGCTGACAGTCTTGTCGGCATTCGCGGTGATTTCCACGCCCGTGCCGCGGCCTTGGCTTACCAGCACGAGTTTGAAATTGCGCTTCTCCAGCATGCCGGGGAATTTCCCCTTGCGGTCCGCGATGGTGAGCGTGCGGGCCTTGTCGTTCCAGGTAAAGCTGATGGTGGCATAGACGCCTTTCTCATAGGCGTAGGTTTCGTCCTGGTCTTCATATAGGGTGAAGTGCCCGTCCGTGCCGGGATAGATGCGCAGCTCGATGGGATCGGCTTTCTTTTCCGTGGCGTATTGCAGGTACGGTCCCATCGGCACGATGGAGCCCGCGCGCACCATCAACGGCATGGTTTCGATTGGCGCATCTGCGGTGATGGTCTGGCCGCCCGTCATGCCCTTGCCTGTCCAGAAATCGATCCAGGACGTGCCCGCCGGCAGATAGACGTCGCGGGTTTTGGGTGTGTTGGCGGGCAGGGGCGCTGCATCGCGCGCGTGAATATCCGGCGTCTTCCAATAGACTTGCGCGCGGAAGGCGCCGAGCACGGCGTTCGAAGTTTCGAATTTAAAGTCGTATTGCTTACCAGCTTCCAAGGTCAGCGGCACCGTCCAGGACCCCATGGAGTCGTAATTGTGCGTGATCTCCTTGCCATCGAGATAGACTTTCTTCGGCCCGAAGCTGCGCAGATCAAAGCGATAGGTGCCGGATTTTGCGACCACCAGCTTGCCTTCCCAACGCATGGAGAAATGCGGGTCTTTGATGAAGCTCGGCCAGCCGGTGTACCAGAAGAGGTCTACGGTCGGTTCGATGGCTTCGTGGCAGACCTTGCCCCAGTGATCGTCGCAGAAATATGTGGCTTTCAGGCCGGGCTTGCCATCCGCAGTGCGGAAGTTTTCCGAGCCCACGATGATGCTCTGTTCCGGTTCGCGATGATACATCGGTGTTGTCACCGGCGCCGCCATCAGCGAGGGCCCGAAGAGGAACTGGTCCGAGATGCCATAGGTCTTTTTATCGGCCGGGAAATCCATCGGCAGGCCGCGCATGATGGAATAGCCGTCATGGGTGATCTGCCACGCCACCGAATAGATATAAGGCAACAGGCGGTAGCGCAGATTGTCGAACTTCTCGAGCACGGGAGAGTATTCACCGAACTCCCAAATCTCGCGCGGCGTCTCGGAGCCATGGCTTCTGAAGATCGGCGCAAAGGTCCCGAACTGGAACATGCGGGTATAAAGTTCCTGATACGCCGGATCTTTGCCGCCGTTTGAAAACACGCCGCCTTGGCAGCCGAGCGAATAGGCACCGATGTCGAAGGTCCAATAGGGAATGCCCGCCATGGAGTGGTTTAGGCCTGCCGGAATCTGCGCCGCGTAAACGCCCCAGCTTGCGCCGATATCACCGGACCAAGTGGTGGCTGCCGCCCGTTGCTGGCCCGCAAAGGTCGAACGGGTAAGAATATAGACGCGCTTATCGTCGGTTGTCTTGCGCTGATTGTTATAGACGCTTTCCGTCACCACCAGCGAATAGGGGTTGAGATAGCGGGCGAAGGAGCCGAGGTGGTTATCCTCCACCTTCTTCATCTCATATTCGTGTGAGTCCTTTGTGAGGGCGTTTACGATGTCCGGTTCAGTCGAATCCATCCACCAGGCATCATTGCCGATGCCGAAGATGTTCTTGTTGAGGTACTTCCAGAAGAGATCGTTGGCGGCGGGGTTGTAGGCATCATAATATTTGAAACCCGCCCAGCCGACGGGCGAATAAAGCCAGCCGTGCTTATCCATCTCTTTGTGAATGTCGGAGGCCGGGCCTAGCGCTTCCCAGATCGTCGTCATGACGTGGAAGTTTTTGGCGTGCAGCTCGTCATACATGGCCTTGGGATCGGGATAGCGTTCGCTGTCCCAAACCGTGGAACCCCAATTTTCCAGGCCTTTCCAGTAATTCCAATCCTGCACGATGGCGTCGACCGGAATCTTCAGTTCGCGATATTTCTTGGCGACGCCCAGGATTTCCGCCTGGGTGTGATAATGCTCCTTGCTCTGCCAATAGCCATAAGCCCATTTGCCATAAAGCGGTGCTTCGCCCGTCAGTTTGCGATAGCTTTTAATGGTCGCATCGATGGATGGGCCGGCGAAAAAGTAATAGTCGACATTGTCGGCGACTTCCGACCATAGCGATGCGCCCTTGGCGTCATCGGAAAAGACGGTCTTGGAATAATTATCCCAGAAAAGACCATAGCCCGCGGAGGATACCAGCATCGGGGTGACGGCGGCGGTATTGGCCTGAACAAGTTTCACCGTCTTGCCGCGATAATCGAACGCGCCATCCTGATGCTGGCCAAGGCCGTAAATGCCTTCTTCCGGGGAAAGCGTGAAAGCCTGTTTAATGCTGAAGGCTTTCGGCTCTTGTGGCAGACCGGTCGGGGCGAAGCTGGCGGCGCTTTGTTCGGCGAGCAGCACATGCCCATCCGGCGCGGTGAAGGAAACACTGCCATCCGTCTTTTTGATCTCTACGCGCAGGTTGGGAGAGGTGATGACGACAGCGCTTTCCTTCTCGGCAAAAGAAAGCTTCAGCTTCGGCAGTGTGGTCTGCACCGCGGAGAGGCTGCGCTTCTGATCGGTGCCATCTTTGGTCCATTTCAGGATGCGCACAGTGCCCGGCGCATAAAACACGGCTCGGACCGTCTCGCCGCCCGCCGATATCTCCGCGCCATTTGGAACAGGCCTGTAGCTGCTTGAGCTATGTGTCGGTTGGGCGAGCGCGCCCGTGGCAGCAATGACAAGCATTGCCGCAATGGAAAAGTATGTTACTCGCATGGCGTCCCCTGAAATCTGGCCTTGTTGGTCTTTTTGAGAATTATATGACGATTACGGAAAGCGACAAGGTGGCCAATGTGCGGCCCGATTCCACGAAGGGGCTTTCCCGGATTCAAAATATCATATAATTACGCGTATAGCGTGTCGCAGTTCCTGCTTGTATAGTTCCTGACCGGTTTGGTTGGTGATCGCTCAAAGCGATGATTGGACGTCTCCTTCTGAGAATCACCAGCCTCACTTGACGAGGCGCCTTAAAACGCCTCGTCTTTTTTTATGCGCGGGCCCGTCGCGTGTTAGGAAATGAGACGTATACAGAGTAAATGTCAGAGCGTTGGGCTATGATGTTCCGGCGCGTGCAGAAGTTCTTTTAGGGCACAGCGCTTACCGCACACCCAAGGGCATAATTTTGACATGGGTAGACGGTTTGGTTGCGCGCGCATTCGCGCAATGGGGGGGGTACGATGGGGCAGTCCGGCTTTAGCCGCCGTCATCTCTTGCAAATGGGCGCAGCGGCATCGCTGCTGGGGCGGGCGCGTGCTGAAGCTCCGCCTGCGTTTCTAGCCGCGGAAGCTGGCACCTCGCTCCTCACCACGGATGTCCGCTTGAACGGTCAAGGCCCGTATCATTTCGTGGTCGATACGGGGGCCGACCGGACGGTGCTCGCCGACACGGTGGCACGCGATCTGCTCTTCGCGGCCAGTGGCAAGATCAACGTTCAGGGGATCGTCCGCACGGTGGAAGCGCCGTCGGTGCGGATCACAAAGCTCGAGGCTGGACCGGTGCGGGGGGAGGCGCTCGATGTGCCAATCCTGCCGCGAGAGCTTTTGCAAGCAGATGGTTTTCTCGGTCTTGATGTGTTGGACGGCCACCGCGTCGTGATGGATTTCCGCGAGGGCGTTTTGCGGCTGTTGGAACCGCGCCCCTCCCAACTCATCGGCTTCGATGCGCCGCGCGAAGTTCCAGTGAAATTAAGCGGCTCAGAGGGACGTTTGCGGTCCACCCAATGTTTGGTGGACGGCGTGCGCTGCACGGCTTTTATCGACACCGGCGCGGAAATTTCGGTTGGAAATGGGCCGCTCTATCGTGCATTGGCGGAGAAGCACCCGACCCTTAGGAGTGTGGAGACCATTCCGTTGACCGGTGTCACTGGCGGAGTGGTTGCGGGTGATGTGGTAGCCTTGAATGGTATTAGTCTTGGCGGGCTCAGCATTCTGGATAGCCGCATCGCGATTGCTGATCTTCAGGTGTTCCGCTTATGGGATTTGGCAGAGACGCCTGCGCTTTTCATCGGTATGAACTGGCTGCACCGCTTCAACCGCGTCGCCATTGATTATGGCCGCAAGGAAATGCGTTTTGATCTTGCCGTGGCGCGGCCCGATACACGCTGGAAATGCAACGCGCCGGACGAGGATTGCCATTACCGGCTGGGTTCTCCGTATACGATTCCGCGCCCATCTGTGGCGACGTAAACCCGCCCGAAGATGTTCTTATCGGCGGCGATGCGGCGGAAGGCGCGATAGTATTCGTGCGCCGCGTCGTTGAGCCTGGTCCAGCTTTCGCCGTTGTCGAGAGACTGCCAGATCGCGCGTTCATTGGCTTTCGTTGCAATGGCATAAAGAGCCATCTCGGTTGCACCAGGCGCGGCTTTGCCGAAATCCATCCCTGAGATGTTTATGCCTTTGGCCGTGGCGCTGAAATGTTGCCCGCCATCGGTAGAATGATAAAGCGTTCCTTGGGCCACGAACCAGAGGTCGCCCACCTTGTTCGGCGTGGCGAGCAGCTTC encodes:
- a CDS encoding ATP-binding protein, with the protein product MRLSLRLALILGVTLTLLLSVLLLAFIVAQRPARAFGVVLPRPAQVAAMAELIETTPQQHWDLAITAISTPYTKLQVLEQPPQSAGGRPMPGIVLALRRYQRAVGDRPVSVMAELEQDSAAPDIELRDDQVRATRPVRILLGLHNGKLLMIEARRPLSERFTGLKLGFLALGVTIVIGLIALWVIRRQLKPLERLGAAVEKFGTRLEVSLLPEKGSLELRQLIAAFNRLQANIGELVKGRTRIITAVGHDLGTYLTRLRLRVEYIGDNSQREKAISDIEDMQALMQETIALAKLEHDGQADGAIDLAALLPKIAERFGEGASYDVPADHLWVRAAGIERAIGNLVSNALKYGHEAHLAAAANGDEIHIVVEDRGPGIPLGERAAVLEPFYRLDSARNLNERGFGLGLAIVAEVVKAASGKLLFEDREGGGLRVRMIFPNAQA
- a CDS encoding retroviral-like aspartic protease family protein; the protein is MGQSGFSRRHLLQMGAAASLLGRARAEAPPAFLAAEAGTSLLTTDVRLNGQGPYHFVVDTGADRTVLADTVARDLLFAASGKINVQGIVRTVEAPSVRITKLEAGPVRGEALDVPILPRELLQADGFLGLDVLDGHRVVMDFREGVLRLLEPRPSQLIGFDAPREVPVKLSGSEGRLRSTQCLVDGVRCTAFIDTGAEISVGNGPLYRALAEKHPTLRSVETIPLTGVTGGVVAGDVVALNGISLGGLSILDSRIAIADLQVFRLWDLAETPALFIGMNWLHRFNRVAIDYGRKEMRFDLAVARPDTRWKCNAPDEDCHYRLGSPYTIPRPSVAT
- a CDS encoding TIM-barrel domain-containing protein encodes the protein MRVTYFSIAAMLVIAATGALAQPTHSSSSYRPVPNGAEISAGGETVRAVFYAPGTVRILKWTKDGTDQKRSLSAVQTTLPKLKLSFAEKESAVVITSPNLRVEIKKTDGSVSFTAPDGHVLLAEQSAASFAPTGLPQEPKAFSIKQAFTLSPEEGIYGLGQHQDGAFDYRGKTVKLVQANTAAVTPMLVSSAGYGLFWDNYSKTVFSDDAKGASLWSEVADNVDYYFFAGPSIDATIKSYRKLTGEAPLYGKWAYGYWQSKEHYHTQAEILGVAKKYRELKIPVDAIVQDWNYWKGLENWGSTVWDSERYPDPKAMYDELHAKNFHVMTTIWEALGPASDIHKEMDKHGWLYSPVGWAGFKYYDAYNPAANDLFWKYLNKNIFGIGNDAWWMDSTEPDIVNALTKDSHEYEMKKVEDNHLGSFARYLNPYSLVVTESVYNNQRKTTDDKRVYILTRSTFAGQQRAAATTWSGDIGASWGVYAAQIPAGLNHSMAGIPYWTFDIGAYSLGCQGGVFSNGGKDPAYQELYTRMFQFGTFAPIFRSHGSETPREIWEFGEYSPVLEKFDNLRYRLLPYIYSVAWQITHDGYSIMRGLPMDFPADKKTYGISDQFLFGPSLMAAPVTTPMYHREPEQSIIVGSENFRTADGKPGLKATYFCDDHWGKVCHEAIEPTVDLFWYTGWPSFIKDPHFSMRWEGKLVVAKSGTYRFDLRSFGPKKVYLDGKEITHNYDSMGSWTVPLTLEAGKQYDFKFETSNAVLGAFRAQVYWKTPDIHARDAAPLPANTPKTRDVYLPAGTSWIDFWTGKGMTGGQTITADAPIETMPLMVRAGSIVPMGPYLQYATEKKADPIELRIYPGTDGHFTLYEDQDETYAYEKGVYATISFTWNDKARTLTIADRKGKFPGMLEKRNFKLVLVSQGRGTGVEITANADKTVSYDGKKQVITLK
- a CDS encoding response regulator produces the protein MSQTILIVEDDREISSLVEALLTREGFHARIAATGAAMDAVLLEAVPDLILLDLMLPGEDGLSICRRLRANSNVPVIMVTAKGDDIDRIIGLEVGADDYVAKPFNPRELIARIRAVLRRAVPAAIGPSIQVSRRMWFGDFTLDLDAHRLFRGAEEIELSTGDFDLLSVLVEHPMKVLSRDQLMDLTKGRSWDVFDRSIDVALSRLRKKIETDPAHPVLIKTIRNAGYMLAVPAGKV